Genomic segment of Pirellulales bacterium:
GAGGCCCGACCCGTTATATTCGCCAGAGGCGGTTTTGCGTCGCAATCCGACTTGCGACTTGTCGCGTCCAGCGGCGATCTTGGCAAAGGTCTGCGTGACGAACGCTCGGCGCCACTGTCGGACGGCATCGTCGGCCGGCAAATCGAGCCAGAGGCCGAACTCGTCGGGATTGGGGCGTCGGGCTTGCTCCATGTCAGGCTCGTTGATCAGCCCGTCCGACTCGAACCGTTGATTTCTGCGGCGCGAATCGACCAGCTTGAGCAGATCGATGAATCCGAGGCTGTCAGTGCAGAGCCAATCCCAGAATCCTTCGTTGCCGGCGCACCATACCATCCACGTATTTCGGCCGATTCGCTCCGAGGCATTCAACGCGGGCGCTATGGCTTTACGGTCCGAACTGAGCGGCGACCCGTTCGGTCTTTCATCCTGTTTGTCGAGCAGAACGTCGGGCCAAACGAACTGGTTTTCAGGATCCTCTGCCACGCACAGGGAATCCATCCCCTTAAAGAAATCGGGCACATGAAGTTGCTCAGCTTCGCCAGCGCAGGGCGGCTGGTAGGGGTCGCCCGTACCCTGAGCGTGCCAACTCTTGGGACGATCGCGATCGTAAGTCGTGCGGACCTTGCCATAGCTGTAATGGGCGGCCGCTTCTGCATTAGAGATCTGCTCGGCGACGGCCCGCTTCTTGGCATCGTCAGTCTGCGCTTCTGGTTCCTTTGACGGCGAACAGCCGGCGGCGATCGCCAGCGACAGCGATACGCTGCCGATCAAGGCGGGATGCAGTCTCATGTGCAGACTCCCTCGCAAACGTGAGGAGATCGCAAGTCTTGTAACTCGTGCTCGGCAAGTGCGGAAGGTCCAGCAACAACGAGATATGATTCAAGTCGAGAGAAGCTCGAATTGCTCGTCGAACTGGGGGAGAGTCGGGTCCATGCGGGCTTTCTACGTGTTGTCGGACCAATCGAGACGCTTCAAATCAGTCGATTGTCAATCCAGCATCCGCTTCAACCTAGCGGACATCGCAGGGGGGCGGTACGGCTTACGCTTCGTTGACGAGACAACGCGTCTCGAATGCGACTGCTTCCCGGAGAGGCGTCGTCGGACCTCTGGGTTCAGGACCGCGTGGTAGGCGATCTCGTCCGCAACGTCGCGGACCTCAATCGTGAGCTGCGATTCATTGACGTTCATCGCATTGGCCAACGCAGCGCGAATGCGTGCTGGGTCGTCGTTGGGGAACAGGGCGACGATGTCGTCCACTTGGCTCAGCCGTCGCGCCGTGGGATTAGCGTTCAGGGCGCTCATGCCTCCCGCCGCAACGGAACTGGGCAAAGCGGCGCGCAGCAGCTTGTCGACGTTCAGCAGGCCCGGTCCGTAGTTGCTCGCGTCCCAACCGTTTGGGGCGTCGAATCCTTTCGACACGAGCACTTCCTTGAAGGCCGCCGCCAGGCCTCCCATTCCGAACCGGTTGATCAAGGCGGCGCGACCGTGGTGCGCCAGCCAGAGGGCGGCGGCGCCGGCCGTGATGGCGGTCGCAAAAGACGTGCCCGATCCTGGGGCGACCGTGAACCCGGTCGTCGACGCCTGGGCGCGCCACACGGATTCCCCGGGGGCCGTGATGTCCACTTGGGCGCCAGAAGCCGAATCCGCCCAGACTTGCTTACTGCAATTGCAAGCGGCGACCGCGATGACTTCATCGAGTTTCGCAGGGTACACCACGAACGGCCAAACATTGCCCGCCGCGGCGACGATGATCACCCCTCGTTCGATCGCATACTGGACCGACCGGTGCAAGAATCGCGAGTAAAGCGGCCCCCCCAGGCTGATCGAGAGGACGTGGTGCCCTTCGTCCGCGGCAAAGCGAATCGCTTCGGCCAGCTTGGCGAACGAGAACAATACGACGCTGGTGGTGATTCGCAGCGGCACTAGCTCCGCCAGCGGCGCCACGCCGGTCACGGCGCGACCCGGGCCGACGGAACTCATGATCACGCTGCCGGTGCCGGTGCCGTGACCGGGGGAAAAGCCGCTGAGAGTGTCGCGTGGGTCGAGATCGCCTTCCTCGAAATCTCGACCCCGGCTGACCAGGACGCGGGCGGCGTCGAGCTCGGGATGATCGGTGTAACCCGTGTCGGGGTGCCCGACGATAATTCCCTGACCGCGCGATTTGCCGCCGGGGGGACGAGGCGCATCCCAGGCGGCGGCGACTCGGCAGAACGCGAGCGCCCAATCAGGCGCCGCAGAGCAGGACAGATCCGAGTCCTCACCGCCTGAGGAGGAAGACGACGATCGCGAAACCGTCGCAAACTCGGGCCGCATCATCTGAGGCATTTCATCGGGGAGAAGAAGCGAAGGCTCGCAATCCTCGACCAGCCGATGTTGGCGAAGGCGATACGCCAAGTCAAACGCCTGCGCAACAGTCGGGTTGCTTTTGTCAGCGGGGCGACGAACGCTCACGTCCCGCGACTCACGACCCATTAACGCGACGATCCAGTCGCCGGGAAGTTCCTGTCGAACGATCTTGCGGGCCAGACTCAGCGTCTCGACGGGACTGATACCTGGAACGCCGACCCGGACTACCAAGCCATCGGACCTGGCCATCGCCGAAAATCGCGTGGGGGTCGGCTGTCTGGCAGCCAAACGATTGGCGGTACGCGAGCGTCGAGTTGATCGTTTGCGTGCCATGAACCGCGAACCAGTAACGGAAACGGATGACTACTTCAGCACGCGCAGAACAGACTCCAAAGTGAAACGCGGATGCGAACTCTACTCAGGAACTCGCAATCCTCAGACGACAAACACAGCTCTACAACCTCACCGAAGATATCGCGTTCATCCAATCTTGCAAGGTTTTGTTGGATGAATTCGCTACGAATTCACCTGCTGACGGCCCTGGCGACAGTGAACTAGAAGGATTAACCCTAGGATTTCCATGACTATTTGACGGTCATCCGCTTGGCCGCGTTAGGCAGGGCCAACGCACACTAACTTCCTTTACGGACAAGGAGTTGCATCAAGAAGTCGGGGCTCCCTCCGGCCCTGCGTCGTTTCATGAGTTGGGTTTGCTTGCCGGGATGCTGCTTGACGTGTCCTGGTTCATCGTGAACTGGAATTCCGGTCTTGGGGCGTTAGCGGGTCGAAATCGCGAATTGATGTTTAGGTTCCGATGGGCTGAAGTGGACGCCAAGACCTGGACAGCTTAATAAGGTGGCGAACACCCTTTCCGGGGGTGACGCCTATCTGGAGGTTTGGAACGCTTCGAGGAAGCGGCGGAGTTTCGAGTCGTCATTCAAGGCGAGGGTGGCGCTGTCGGGCTGTCGCGGGAACTAAACGACGTCTCAGTTAGCGAGCAAGTACGAGGTCCACGCCGGCCAAGTGACGGCGTGTAAGAAACAGTTGTTCTCGGGAGCGGCGGGCCAGTTCGAGGACCGGCCAGGACGGAAGCCGGACGAGGCCTCGACGGACGAACAGGAGTCGTACGAGCAGATCGGCCCGCTAAGTACGGGCTGTTCGTCGGACATCGGAAGTATGGATGACGGCTTCTCAAGTCCCCAGCTTCTGAGTCGCGCTGAACGGCTCCTGTTCAAGGCAATCTTCCGCATGGTGCCCACCCCCCCCATTTCGCCAAGCTTGCTGCGACGCAGCTGATGTCTCTGATCTCGTCGTTCGGTTCCCGGCCGTCCGACCAACAATAGGCACCCACTGTGAAGTTCGGGTGAAGCCGAAGCCTAGTGCTTTGTCACACGAGTGTTTTGGGATTCACGTTTGCCTAAGCCATTAGATGCCAGGGACTTCCGATTTGCCAGCACTCCAAAATCCTGCTGTGACGGAGCACTAGCTCGCTGTGGCGACCGATCGCCGTGCGAAATCATAGAGTGAACACACCCAACACTCCCGATCGGACGTGGAAAGCCCCCTATCCCCGACGACCGCAGTAGAGGACGCGGGGGGAGGTCCGACGCAGTCGGGACGATACGTTCCGCCAATTGGCCGACGCCGTGCACAAAAAGCATTTGCAACCAGAATCTGGACCGGCTACAACGTCGGCTCTCATCATCTGGCCAGGAACTGGCCAGCGGCTGCACAACTCTCCAGCAATCGACGGACCGCATCGCCTTTCTTCGGAGACGCCCTCTCATGCGATCGACGTGGCATTCGTGGGACGCGACCTTGGCCAAGTTGGGTTTTCGCCGGGTGAAGAAGCGAGCACGGCGGCGACGCGGTCCGATGGGTCGACGATGTCTGTTCGAACCGCTGGAGGACCGGCGCGTCCTGTCGACCAATTCGCCGACAGTGGATCCGTGGGAATCTCATGACGTCGAAGCGAGTTGGATCTCGACGCCCGTCCAGACAATCCCAGCGGCGGCCGAGTTCGTCATCGTCGGCGGCGCGTCGCGTAATCTCTTTGACGTCGCGACCGAGTACGTCGACGGCGTGCCTGTCGCCCTCCTGTCGCTGTCCAGTCGCGCGAATGCGACTAAAGAGCTTCGGCTTACGATCGAATTGGAGTTGCGCGACGGTCGTGAGGCGTTGAGGCGGTATGAAGTCACCTTCACGATGGCCGCGGACGAGTTTCTCGCGGTCTATCGCTCAGACCGCGTCGCCGCCGCCTCGAAGAGCCTTCCCGGCGCAGCCTCCGCGGCAGAAACTCGACTCGACGATCTTGTCGACCGAGCCGAACTGCGCAAGACGGAGCAGCAGCAAACCGAGGCCCGGATGGCGGAGCCGCTGGAGGCCTCGGTGCGCACGGCGTTAGATGACTTCTCCGCGATATTGGCCAGCGGAAAGGCCCCTGCGTCGTCGAAACCCGCTTCGACGACGACGCGCGACTTTTTGTCGGCGAGCGAACGCAAGCAGGCGGGAGAAGCCGCCATCCTGCTCGCCGACAAAGTGCGAACCGACCTCGCTAGCGGCGATGCGGCCCGCGTCGCCGCTGCACAACTCCTTCGCGGTCAAGTCCTCGCGTCCGCCGATTACGGCGACGTCCTATGGATGGGTTATCAGGCGAACTCCCAAGTCCTGCGCACCGAGGACGCCGGCCCAGGCCAGGTTCGTCACAGCGCGATCTACGAGGCGGGCCGACTGCGACTCAACGAGGCGATCACGGTCGACTTCGGTCGGGAGGGCGTCGTCGCGGTCACGACCACGCCGTTGAATCTTGCCTACTCCGGAGTAATCCGCACAGCGGCGCTGGGCGTGGAAGCCGGTGCGACGACCACCGCGCCGGCCGAAAACGAGCACGGCATCTACCTCTGGAACGGCTCGCCGGGGGCCTATCCCATAGTCGATCCGATGCCGGTCGTAAACAATCCCGATTATCCCACCGGCGAGCTCGTCATCGACGGGGTCATGCGGTTCAACCTCGAACCGTTCACGCAGTACGTCGATGCCGCTCGCGTCACGATTTCCCCAGTTGCGGGGCCTAACGGATACCCCACGACGTCGACCGACGCCCGCCAAGCCGCCGTCATCGTCGAACACGACTCCTGGACGTCTTCGTCCGCATGGAACGCGTTTCCCGAGCGAACAGACGGGCGGCCGGTCCTCACGACCTCCGGAGCGTCGAGTTGGCATCCCGAAGCCGATGGCCAGGGGGGATTTGAATCGGTCCAACTCGACGTTTCAGATTTCGTCCGCGAAAAAATGCGCCGTGGCGACATGAACGTCAATTTTCTGCGCGGCGCGTCCAGCGGGACAGCCGAAGTCATAGCTGACGTAACAGCCTTCGAGATGGCGGTCAAGGACGCGCCAACTTACTACGCCGCATTCGGCACGCGGCTCAGCAGTCTGCAGGACATCCTGGATCGCGGCGATCTCAATCGAGACGGCGTTATTGACGCAGCCGACGCCGAGCTGTTCATTGAAACGCACGGCTACCTGCAGGGTGATCGAGATTTAGACGGCGACGTCGATGATTACGATTTTGATCTTTCTTGGTATCAACTCAACTTCGGCAGCCAAGCGAATTACTTCGGCGGAGATTTCAATCTCTCCGGGGCCATTGATGTCGGCGACTTGGTCGTCTGGTCGAACAACTTCGGCGATCCCCAGCCGGCGGAGGTCGAGAATGCACTCTCCTTGCGAATCTACTCGCCCGATCAGGGACCGAACTTCACGGAGCTCGTCTGGTACGCCGCGAGCGGCTCATCCACGGTGGAAGTGGAGCAACCCGGCGACGTCGTTCTCACGCGGTTCGACGCATCGGCTCCAGGACAATGGCAGGTCCACTACAACATTCTCAATCACGACGCGACGTCGCTGACCGTCAAGATCTACCGCTCGAGCGACGGCGTCGCGCTGGACGACGAATTGCTGTCCGTGCCAGTGACCGACCCTTCTCAGTTGGAACCGGGGATTGATCGGACCCTGTCGCTTGCTCCCACGCTCAACGGCGTCACGCTGGCTGACAGCGATCGCTTGGTCGCCGTCGTGGAGGCGACTTTCGCCGGCGGCGAAGCGGATCCGAACAACAATCGGGGCCTCTTCTACGGCGGCGCCTTCAAGGTCGGCAACGTGCTCCATCTGATGGGGAGCGACGGCGACGATACGTTCGAGGTCTCGGCGAGCGGCGGCGTCTACGCCGTCAACGGCGTCACGTCCGTGAGCGGCGTCAGCGCAATCGAATCGCGACTCTATGGCGGCGATGATCGGGTCCTCGCCGCATCGTCCGTGACGGCCCCCGTGACGGCGTGGGGCGGCGCCGGCAACGACATCCTCTACGGCGGGTCAGGAAACGATTTGCTCTACGGCCAGGCCGGCTATGACATTCTCATTCAAGGGGGCGGAGGGGGAGGACTGCTGGATTGGGGAAACGGCGGCGCGCGAGACGCCCTCGTCGTCACCACCCTGGCGGACGAAAACGAATGGACGTCGGGGGTGTTTTCGACCGATTTTGGGATCGGCGATGTGAGCCTGCGCGAGGCGATCGCGTTGGCCAATTTTGACGCGACGGACGACATCATCATATTCGACGAGTCGTTGCAGGGGACGATCGCCCTCGATCCAACTCTCGCCCAGATCTTCATCACCCGAAACGTCGAAATCATCGGGCCCGGCAAGGATCTTTTGACGGTCGACGCCCAGGGCGAGTTGGTTTCCGGCGGCGTCCGTCGCGTGTTCGTGAACAATGCGACGGCGACCAGCACGATTCGCGGACTGACGTTGACCGGCGGCTACGCCGGGACGTCCAACGGAGATGGCGGCGGCATTGTCAATCTCGGCATCTTGACGCTCGACGCGGTTCGCATCGCCGACAACCACGTCGCCCGATCCGGCGGCGGAGTGTTCAGCAACGGCGGCTCGCTCATCGTCACGAACAGCGAGATCATCAACAACACGAGCCTCTATTCCGGCGGCCTTGCGGCGGTGATGAACGACGCCGGCGACGTATTCCTGCTGGAGAATTCCACGGTTTCTGGAAACGTGGCGCTCAACTCGGCAGGCAACGGCGGAGCGGCTGGCGGCGTTTTGGTTAGCTCTAACACGAGTCAATCGTACGCGACAATTGCAAACTCGACGATCTCCGGCAACATTTCGGGCGTTTCGGGAGGTCTTCGCCTGAACGGTTCGATTAATCTGTTCGTCGTGAACAGCACGATTACGGCGAACACCTCGACCGGCAACCACGGCGGCGGCATTTCCGGCGTGGACAGCAGCCAACTTACTCTGCAGAACTCGATCGTCGCCAACAACTGGACGAACTGGCAATACAAAGACATCGTCGATTGGTCGAGTGCGACGTGGCAGGCGGATCACTCTCTTTTCGGGACTGTTGGCAACACAGGCATCCCGACAGATCCAGCGTCGGGCAATCATGCAGTAGGCGCTGGGGTTAATCCCGGCTTGTCGCCGCTGGGCGACTACGGAGGCGCGACGCAGACGCACATCCCGCTATCGGGCAGCTTGGCCATCGACAATGGCGCCGTCGGCGTGGGCGGAACAACCGATCAGCGGGGGCGAGTGCGCCCCGCAGATGGAAACGGCTCCGGCACATATGAACCGGACATCGGCGCCGCGGAGCGTCAACCTGCGGTTTCGTTGGAAACCGGCAACATCCTGTTTGTCGTCGGCGACGGCTCGGTCCCGATCGTGCCCAGCGCCAACTTGGACGGCGTGATCGAATCGATTGTCGTGCGCCTCACGGATCGCCCCGACGGCTTCTATGAGACGTTGACGGCGTCGCCGTCCTCTACGGCGATCACCGCGACCTACAGTGGCGGAACGCTCACGCTGTCGGGACAAGCATCGCTGGCAGAGTTCCAGCAAGCGTTGCGATCGGTCAAGTACGACAACACGGCGCCAAGACCCGACACGACCAACCGCTCCGCAATCATCGAAGTCCGCGAAGGAGGCTCTGTCGTCGGTACAGGTCAGGTAGTAGTCGACCCGCGCATTCGCGCTACGCTCTTGCTTCCAGCGTCTGCAGACTTCTCGGTCTACAATCATCTGGGGCTGCTAGACGACGGCCTGTTCTGTCTACTTCCGATCGGTTCTGCCACCAGCGAAAGCGAAAGCCGAGATAATTCCGGATACCTCCAGTTCGATTTCCCGGCCGCGCTAGAGAGCGGTTACGTTGAGTCCGCAGATCTGATGCTTTCGACAGTCACGTTTTACGATCCAACTCTACGCATATTCGTCATTCCGCGCGAGCATCAATCAATTGCAGCGTACAAGCTGGGCAGCCTGCCCCCGGTCGCAAGCGAAACCCATTTGAACGAGGCCATTGACCTGAGCATTTCGACGCCGGCTGCCGTCATTTCGACCAGAATCGAGACCCGTTCGCAGGGAGATATCCTGGCGACTGTCAGCGACGCGCTCGCAGCCAACGAGACTTCGCTCGCGCTGGGGCTGATTGACAAAGAGAATGACCCCGACAAGTCCTATTGGGCGCTAATTGCCAGCAGCGGTTTCCCCGATGCGGACTCGCGGCCTGTGTTGCGTGTGACCGGACTTCTGAAAGACGTAGAGCCTACTGCGATTTCAGACGCGTATTCTTCGAGCGCTTACGTGCCGCTCATTGTCACTCCCGCCGACGGCGTTCTGAACAACGACCAACCGCTTTCCGATCTGCCGTTAACGGCGGAATTGGTGTCGCCGCCGTTGGCCGGCACTTTGGACTTTCATGAAGACGGCTCGTTCAGCTACACGCCCGACAAGGATTCCGACGCGAAGAAGATTTCCTTTTCGTACCGAGCGTTCAACGGACTCTCCTACAGCGAGCCAGCGACGGTCGCGATCGAGTTGTCTGCCGCCAGAAGCTTGAAGATCGAACCCCAAATAGCTTGGGTCCAATCGCCCAATTCAAGTCATCAGGACACCTTCTTCGATTCGGACGGACTCCTTGAAACCAATCCTCGGTTTCATCCCGTGGGCTGGTATGAAAACCTGCTTATCGATCCGCAGTGGATCGAAAGCGGGTATGTCCACGATGCATTTCCTTACATTGCTCCGCCGATCCCTGATCCTAGCATCGACGATCCGAATGAGAACGAAGACGACCCGGGAAGCACTTCAATCGTCTTGCCCTGGGACTGGTGGTTTAGGATCCCCGACACGAAGCCGTTCGATTTTCTCGGGATCCCGCGAAAGACTTCCTATCTCCAGTTCGACCTTCTGCCCAATGGCGAAAGCAATGTCGACCCCGCCGACGTTCACATCGAATCCGCTTTTCTCGTCTTTCGGTCTGAAATCACGGACCTTTCTCCGCATGGAGTTTATTATAACGGCGTGGTCGAGAAGTCGCTGCAGTTGACGCCTATCGCTGAAAGATCGCTCGCAGATAATCCTCAGTTTTGGGTTCGCTTGGCCAATGACGCCCAGTTGCCGCCACTCGACTTCCGAATCGATCTCCCGAATGCCGGTCTCAACACCGAATTCCGCGGTTTTACTCAGCACGGGCTTCATGGTCGTCACAAAACGGATTTTACGACGTCTGCACAGGAAATCGTCGCCGCGGCAGTGACCAGCGGCGTACCGATTAATGAACTGTTGATGACGGTGCGTTTCGACGGCCTGAATCTTGCAGCCGGGTCAATTCATAACGTACATCTC
This window contains:
- a CDS encoding S8 family serine peptidase; this encodes MARSDGLVVRVGVPGISPVETLSLARKIVRQELPGDWIVALMGRESRDVSVRRPADKSNPTVAQAFDLAYRLRQHRLVEDCEPSLLLPDEMPQMMRPEFATVSRSSSSSSGGEDSDLSCSAAPDWALAFCRVAAAWDAPRPPGGKSRGQGIIVGHPDTGYTDHPELDAARVLVSRGRDFEEGDLDPRDTLSGFSPGHGTGTGSVIMSSVGPGRAVTGVAPLAELVPLRITTSVVLFSFAKLAEAIRFAADEGHHVLSISLGGPLYSRFLHRSVQYAIERGVIIVAAAGNVWPFVVYPAKLDEVIAVAACNCSKQVWADSASGAQVDITAPGESVWRAQASTTGFTVAPGSGTSFATAITAGAAALWLAHHGRAALINRFGMGGLAAAFKEVLVSKGFDAPNGWDASNYGPGLLNVDKLLRAALPSSVAAGGMSALNANPTARRLSQVDDIVALFPNDDPARIRAALANAMNVNESQLTIEVRDVADEIAYHAVLNPEVRRRLSGKQSHSRRVVSSTKRKPYRPPAMSARLKRMLD